The Akkermansia sp. RCC_12PD genome contains the following window.
CCGGACCAATCTGGACATCAAACAAAGAACCTTATACCGCATATTAATGAAACCAAAATTAGCAGTATCCGCCATCCTGTTCCTCATGGCTTCTTCCCTGGTGCAAACGGGGGCAGCCCAGCAGAGCGAAGATCTTTACCAAGGCACCGTCACTGCCCGGCAGGAAACAAACGGAAATATTACCTACAACCTGAAGGAAAACCTGTCTTTTGAAAACTTCCAGACAAACGACGGCGTTTACGCAGGCAGCGTTTTCTTCAACCAGACCACAGACTCTGGTACGGCGCCCAATACGTCTGTCATGACGTTTACCGGCACGGGATTGTCCATGAGTTTTGAAAATTGTTCCTCCATCCACAGCAACCGCTGGACCAACGACAATGAAGGCGGAGGCGCCATCCGCGCGGAAATGCTCGTCTTCACGGACATGGGAGATCTTTCCTTCAACGGGAGCAAGTCCATCGTCAATGCCGATACCAATGCCGGGGGAGCCGTGAATGTGCGCGGAGATGCCACCTTTTCCAGCATGGGCAACATCTCCTTCACCAACAACGAGCTGGGAGACAGCGACGCACAAGGGCAGGCCCTGGGCGGCGCCCTGTTTGCGAGGGGAACAATCACCTTTGAGAATACCAAGTCCATTCTGTTCAGCGGGAATACGACCGGGCATTCTCCGACAAGCGCCCACGCCAACATCGGGGGAGCCATCTATGCCGGGGCCAGTGATTCCTCCTCCCCGAATACTAAGAATTATATTCCCGAAGGTGAAGATGCCATTACCTTCCGGGGTATTGATGGAGATATCATCTTTGAAGATAATTCCGCCTGGATGGCCGGAGCCATTTATGCCTATGCGGGCACCGTGGACGGCCAAGAAGGCACCGGAGGCGGCATGACGATCAACGGCGTCACAGGAGACGTTATTTTCAGAAACAACCGGGCGGACGCCGGAGACAAGACCTCCGACTGGAACGGTGGCTTCGGGGCCGTTTACAGCGGCCAGGACCTGGACATTTTCAACGTTCAAGGAGACCTGCGCTTTGAAGGCAATCACGCCAGCAACAGCGCCGGGGCGTTCGGCGTCAGCGGAAGCCTCAACCTCGACAATATCGGCTCCATCACCTTCATCGACAACCACGCGGACAGCACCTATGCCGTGGGCTGGATTTCCGAGGATTGGAACGTCACCCGTACGGGAGACATCACCATTTCCGGCAACAGTTCAGATGTACAGATGGGCGGCGTGGCCGTCTTCGGCAACACCACATTTTCCAACAACGGCAACATCACCGTGGAAGGCAACTCCACAGCCGGCTCCAACGGAGCGCTCCGCCTTTACGGAACGTTCAGCGTCACAGATGCAGGGAACATTTCCATTTCCGGGAACAGCGCGGGCAACTACAATGGAGCCATAGAGGTGGACGGCGATGCGTCCTTCACCCGTACCGGAAACATCAATCTGGACAATAATACGGCGGGCTATCATTACGGCGTGGGACAGTTCCACGGAAACCTCGCCTTTTCCAACACGGGAGACGTTTCCATTTCCGGAAACAAATCCACGGATTACGGCTACGGAGCCCTGCTAGTGGACGGACGGACATCCTTCGTCAATACAGGAAAGGTCACCATCTCCGGAAACTCGGCCAAGTGGGACGTGGGTGCGCTTCAGGCAGCCAACGGGCTGGAATTCATCAACAACCGCGGCGGCGTGCTCATTGAGAACAACGCCGTTGACGGTACCGCAGGGGCCATGCTTCTTTATTACAAGGATGCCGTCTTCTCCGCAGACCAGGGAGACATCATCGTAAAAGGAAACACGGAAAAACGCGGAGGGAACAACCCCATCCTGAACTCCCTTGTATTCGCAACCAACGGAACCTCTTCCATGGACAGCGTGGTACTCCGCGCCCAGGAAGGAAGAACAGTAACTTTTTATGACCCCTTCCGCAATGAAGAGGACGGAGCGGAGTACGACAACATCGTCTATGACTTCAATAAATCCGAAGGCGTGGACACCACTCCTTATGGAGGAACGGCTCCCGAATTCACCGGAACCATCCGCTTTTCCGGAGCGGAGGCGGACAGGCTGATCACCCAGGCCGCGGGAGAATCGGAGCAGGACTGGCAGAACCGCCTGGCGGAATCCAAGTACTTTAATGTCTCCGGAAAAACCACGCTGTATGACGGCACCCTGATTCTGGAAGACGGCGTCACGTACGGCAGCAGCGATCTGACCAAGGATTCCTCCTTCACCATCGACAAAGGCGTTTTGGAAATTACGGGCAACAGTTCCGTGAACAGCAAGGCCATCGTCTTCAACGAGGGAGTAACCCTGAGGGCCGGCCGCGGCGCGACTTTCCGCGGAGACACGATCGACTTCAGCAAAGGCGTCATCTTCGACCTGCGCCCCTTCATGGACGATTACAGTTCCGGACTGAGCATTGAACAGGCCAATTCCCACACGCTCGGCGGCCTGATGGGCGTGGCGGACACTCTGGACGACTACGCCCACGAACGCTGGGCCACCAAGCAGAGATTCCTGGCGCTTTCCTACACCGATGGCACCGAAGGCAACAGAACGGGCGATTTCGACAACATTTATTCCACTGCTACTGGAACGAACGTAGTCGACTCCCCCTACACGTATGAAGGCTACTGGACCAAGGAATGGGAAGACACGGACGGCGACGGCATTGACGACCAACTGTACGCAGTCTGGAACCCCACCAGCGGCATTGAAGATATTCTTCCGGAACTGGCCGGCGCGGATATAGGCAACTCCATGTGGAGCTCCGCTTCCAACATGAAGTCCGTCTCCAACGCGGCCCTGGGCAAAGTGGGCATCACCCGCTTCCTGCTGGGACCCAAGAATAACTTCTGGGTCAACGGACTGGGTGATTTCACCTACCACGCCACCAGAAACGGCATTGACGGCTACGATTACAACGGCGGCGGCTACGCCGTGGGCGCCGACCGCAGGTTCACGCCGAACACTATCCTGGGCGCCGCCTTCGGCAACCTGTACGGCAAGAACAAAAGCCGCACGTGGATCAGCGAGGTGGACCAGACGTCCTACGTGGCCCTGCTCTACGGAGCATGGAGGAGGCAGATGTCTCCCGGCAACATGCTGAACATCCAGGGAACCCTGGGCTATGGCTGGACACGCAACAAGCTGGATTCCTATTATTCCGGCGGCTCGTCCAACGGCAAGTGGGAAAACAGGATGGGCTTCGCCACTCTGCAGGCTACCTGGGACCACAACCTGAACAAGGGATGGACGCTGTCCCCGTTCCTGGGAATCGAGTACACCCAGGTGAACCAGAATTCCTTCACGGAAACGGGATATGATCCCCGCCATTTCGACAGGGGAGATCTGAAGAACCTGAGCCTCCCCGTGGGCGTGGGAATCAGCAAATCCGTGCAATTCAGCAATGGAGTCCTGTGGGTGAACAGCCTGGCCGTGAGCTACGTTCCCGACGTGGTCCGCGACAACCCGGAAACCCGCGCCAGACGCCTGATGAACGACTTTTCCTGGACTGCCAGGGGGTCCCGGCCGGACCGCAACGCCGTGCGTGTCAATTACAACAGCACCGTGGTCATCAATCCGCGGTGGACGGCCTACGGCGGTTATGAATTTGAAGGCAGAAGCAAGTCAACCTACCACCGGGTCAACGCCGGGGTAAGCTACGCCTTCTAAGTCGCAAACAACGGGGCTGGGAGAATGCTTTCTCCCAAGCCCACAGCCCCAACCCGAATCACCGGGATGCAGCTCCTGCGGAACTGCATCCCGTTTGATTTTCCATGCGCCCCGCAAGCAAAACCGCCAGTTCCACAAATATTGTCAGAACGTTTATGAATAGCAGCATGAAACCATGGCGCGGCAGAGTCCGTTTGACATGGTTATATGCGGAAATTAGAATGGGGGAAAATTCTGCAGTTGCGCCTTTGGCAAATGAGGGTACTTAATTAATCAAAACTGGACGCGGTATGAACATAAGGATAGCCGACATGGAAGACAGGGATTCCCTGTTGCTGGAACAGCTCCTGAACGTCTGGGAAAACTCGGTCAGGGCAACGCATTTGTTTCTGGCAGAGGCGGATATGGAAGATATCAAAAAATATGTTCCTCAAGCATTGAGAGATATTTCTCATTTGATTGTCGCAGAGAATGGCCAGGGCGTTCCCGCAGCATTCATGGGAATAGAGGGGCAAAAGCTGGAAATGCTGTTTATTTCTCCTGAAGAAACGGGGCGGGGATTGGGAAGGAAGCTGCTTCAGTACGGTATGCAGAATTTCTCTATCAATACACTGGGAGTCAACGAACAGAATCCGCAGGCCAAGGAATTTTACGAACGCATGGGATTCCAGGTTTACAAAAGAACGGATCACGACGAACAAGGTAATCCGTACCCTGTTTTATACATGAGACTGGTTTAACAGGTTTGCTCTGAAAAACGGTGGAGTTTTCATTCCTCCGGAGGGAATGGCCGGAAGAAACGCGAAAAGGGAATCCGTCTTTTTCACATGGAGGAATGCCCCGTTCACGCCCGGCAGACTGGGAAGTCAAAGCCACCGGAGGTCCTCTTGCACTCGGATGGCCGCCATGCCCCCACGGCTGCCTTTTTTATTTCCGGAGGGTCTTCCCCGGGAATAAACCGTCTTTCCCCATTATTTGCATGGAACCTCCAACACGTATAAAACGTGCGGATGGAGGGGGGAGTCCGCAGACACTTCCGGATGGTTGAATTCCGCCGTTTTTTTCATTCCGGCACGCTGCATCACGGCTTGCGAAGGATGGTTCACGCAGGCGGTGAAGGAGTACACCCGGTCAAAGCCCAGCCGGGAAAATCCATGTTCCAGGCATGCCTTCGCACCTTCCACGGCATAACCATATCCCCAGGCTTCCGGCACCAGGCGCCAGCCTATTTCCACGCAGGGGGTGAATTCCGCCTTAAAGTCCGCCCAGTGGAAACCCAGAAGACCGATGAGGGTACCGGAGGATTTAAGTTCCACGGCATACAGGCCGTAGCCCTTTTCATCCAGCTCCGTCCGCATGCGGTCCCACATGGAGCGGGATTCCTCCTCCGTCAACACGGAAGGGAAGAAGCGCATCACCAGGGGGTTGGCGTTCATTGCCGCAAAAAAAGGCCAATCCGCTTGCTTCCACTCCCGGAATCTCAAACGGGACGATTCCGGAAATACCTGCGGTTCCTTTTTCACGCATCCAGATTTTTAGTTGTACATGGAGAGTTCCGTTTCCAACGCGGCACAGCGGTTGACGCGGAATTGCTCGTCCAGCTCCAGAATCCGGCTGTGCCCCAGGCTGTCCTTGATGGTGAGGTTGACCTTGCTGCGGCCGGGATATTTTTTCAGGATGTTCCGGATATGCTCCAGATTTTCCCTGGTGTGCCGCAGGGGGCTGACAATGATGTTCAGCGGCCCCTGGTCCCCGGATTTGGCCCTGCGCCTTTTCCCGCCCAGAGGGTCAATGCCCTGGGCGGCCACGCTCTTGGAGGAAGTGCGGTCATCCTCCCGGATGTTGGCGCGCACAGCCACGAAAACGCCGGGTTCCAGACCGCCTTCCATTTCCAGGGCTTTTTCATAAACGTCCGACCACAGAAGCACTTCCACGCTTCCGGTAAAGTCTTCCAGGGTCAGGATGGCGAATTTCCTTCCCGCCTTGCTGATTTTGGGAATGACTGAACGCACCATGCCGGCAATCTGATGCTTCTGCTTGAGTTCATGGGATTCCAGGGAGTCTATAAGGCCGATGCGCGTGTATTTTTCCGCATCAATGACGCCGCGCATGGAGTCCAGGGGATGCCCACAGAAGTATGCGCCCAGCAAGTCCTTTTCATCAGTCATACGCTGTTCCTTGGGCCATTCCGGAACGGGAGGCTCATCCTTCACTCTGGGAGCTTCAAAAGTCATGTCAAACAGGGAACCCTGCCCCAGCGCCTTGTCCTTGTGCACCTGGGAAGCGCCGCTGAGGGCCAGGTCCACGCGCTCGAACATGGCGGAACGCGGTTCGAGCGTCCAGTCCAGCGCACCCGCGCGAATCAGGGATTCCAGAATTTTCTTGTTGACGGATTTGGAGTCCAGCCTGTTGCAAATATCTTCCATGCTGGTGAATACCCCGTTCCTGTCCCGCTCTTCCAGAAGAATCTGCATGGCACCTTCACCCACGTTCTTGATGGCGGCCAGGCCGTAGCGCACGGCCAGCTTGCCGGAAGGCGTTTCTTCCGGAGTAAATTTAAGCATGGATTTGTTCACATTGGGAGGCAGTATTTCAATGCCCATGCGGTTGGCCTCCTGGATGAACACGCCAATTTTGTCGTTATTCACTTCATTGGACATCAGGCCGCAGAGAAATTCCACCGGGAAGTGGGCTTTGAGATAGGCAGTCCAATAGGAAATGTGACCGTAGCAGGCGGAGTGGGATTTGTTGAATCCGTACCCGGCGAATTTTTCAATCTTGTCAAAGATGGCCGTAGCCGTCTTTTCATCAATCTGGTTGGTTTTCCAGCAACCTTCCACAAAGTGCGCCTTTTCCTTGGCCATCTTCGCCGGGTCTTTCTTACCCATGGCGCGCCGCAGAAGGTCGGCGCCGCCGAGCGTGTAGCCCGCCAGCAGCTTGGCAGCGGCCTGCACTTGTTCCTGGTAGATCATCACGCCGTAAGTCTCTCCACTGACCTGTTCCAGCAGAGGGTGTTCATATTCCACCTTCCGGATGCCCTTCTTGACCTCGATCATTTCATCCATGAACTGCATGGCTCCCGGACGGTACAAGGCCAACAAGTCAATGATGTCTTCAATTTTCTGGATGCCGTATCTCCGGCAGGTATCCACCATGCCGCCGGATTCCAGCTGGAACACGCCCATCGTGTCTCCCCGGTTGAGCAGGTCCAGCGTTTCACGGTCGTCCAGGGGCACGTCGTCCAGCCTAAATTCCGGAACGCGCCAGCGGGCGTATTCCTCCGCATCGTGCATGACGGTGAGGGTTTTCAGTCCCAGAAAATCCATTTTCAACAGCCCCACTTCATAAATGGCGCTCATGTCGCACTGGGCGACAACGGCGGCGTGGGGGTCGGAAAGATCATCACGGGTCAGCGCCACGTGTTCGTCCAGGGGACGGTCGCCGATGACGACACCCGCCGCGTGCACGCCCACGTTGCGTATCAGGCCTTCCAGGCGGGTCGCGTATCCCCAGAGTTCCGTGTATGCTTCATCGGATGCGATGAGATCCCGCAGTTCCTCATTGCTTTTATAGCTGGATTGCAGGGTTACCTTGGGTCCCGTTTCAATCAGCTTGGAAATGCGGTCGCCGTCGGCATAGGACATGTCCATCACGCGCGCCACGTCCCTGAGAACGGATTTGGCGCCCATAGTGCCGTACGTGATGATATGGGACACGGCGCGTTCCCCGTATTTCTGCCGTACGTAGTCAATCACCTCCGGGCGGCGCGTCTGGCAGAAGTCGATGTCAATATCCGGCGGACTCACGCGTTCCGGATTCAGGAAGCGTTCAAAGATCAGGCCGAAGCGCAACGGGTCAATGTTCGTGATCTTCATGGCATATGCCACCAGGGAGCCGGCGGCGGAACCTCGGCCGGGGCCTACGGGAATGTCGTGATCCTTCGCCCAATTGATGAAGTC
Protein-coding sequences here:
- a CDS encoding GNAT family N-acetyltransferase, with translation MRIADMEDRDSLLLEQLLNVWENSVRATHLFLAEADMEDIKKYVPQALRDISHLIVAENGQGVPAAFMGIEGQKLEMLFISPEETGRGLGRKLLQYGMQNFSINTLGVNEQNPQAKEFYERMGFQVYKRTDHDEQGNPYPVLYMRLV
- a CDS encoding GNAT family N-acetyltransferase: MKKEPQVFPESSRLRFREWKQADWPFFAAMNANPLVMRFFPSVLTEEESRSMWDRMRTELDEKGYGLYAVELKSSGTLIGLLGFHWADFKAEFTPCVEIGWRLVPEAWGYGYAVEGAKACLEHGFSRLGFDRVYSFTACVNHPSQAVMQRAGMKKTAEFNHPEVSADSPLHPHVLYVLEVPCK
- the dnaE gene encoding DNA polymerase III subunit alpha, producing MADTFVHLHNHTEYSLLDGAVHIKDLIAECSRMGMPAVAVTDHGNLFGAIELVMEANSLNKSVEAWNKEHPEGPRKQTVKPIFGCEVYLSPTPISVKKQLPGRRKYTHLLLLAENETGWRNLVKMVSRSHLEGFYYKPRVDMETLREFHEGLICCTACLAGPLNEWLLNDQPEKAEEALMALKDVFGENNIFVELQDHGMEEQKKCLPELVRIARKTGTPIVATNDVHFLKREDHDMHDALICIGTNEKLASPKRMRYSTEVYLKSPEEMRKVFKDYPDALENTLKIAERCNVTIKLDSTSTEKYPEFGTPDGSTREEYLRKVCYKGLEERYGKERVAADKELCARLDYELGIINQLKFASYFLITADFINWAKDHDIPVGPGRGSAAGSLVAYAMKITNIDPLRFGLIFERFLNPERVSPPDIDIDFCQTRRPEVIDYVRQKYGERAVSHIITYGTMGAKSVLRDVARVMDMSYADGDRISKLIETGPKVTLQSSYKSNEELRDLIASDEAYTELWGYATRLEGLIRNVGVHAAGVVIGDRPLDEHVALTRDDLSDPHAAVVAQCDMSAIYEVGLLKMDFLGLKTLTVMHDAEEYARWRVPEFRLDDVPLDDRETLDLLNRGDTMGVFQLESGGMVDTCRRYGIQKIEDIIDLLALYRPGAMQFMDEMIEVKKGIRKVEYEHPLLEQVSGETYGVMIYQEQVQAAAKLLAGYTLGGADLLRRAMGKKDPAKMAKEKAHFVEGCWKTNQIDEKTATAIFDKIEKFAGYGFNKSHSACYGHISYWTAYLKAHFPVEFLCGLMSNEVNNDKIGVFIQEANRMGIEILPPNVNKSMLKFTPEETPSGKLAVRYGLAAIKNVGEGAMQILLEERDRNGVFTSMEDICNRLDSKSVNKKILESLIRAGALDWTLEPRSAMFERVDLALSGASQVHKDKALGQGSLFDMTFEAPRVKDEPPVPEWPKEQRMTDEKDLLGAYFCGHPLDSMRGVIDAEKYTRIGLIDSLESHELKQKHQIAGMVRSVIPKISKAGRKFAILTLEDFTGSVEVLLWSDVYEKALEMEGGLEPGVFVAVRANIREDDRTSSKSVAAQGIDPLGGKRRRAKSGDQGPLNIIVSPLRHTRENLEHIRNILKKYPGRSKVNLTIKDSLGHSRILELDEQFRVNRCAALETELSMYN
- a CDS encoding autotransporter outer membrane beta-barrel domain-containing protein translates to MKPKLAVSAILFLMASSLVQTGAAQQSEDLYQGTVTARQETNGNITYNLKENLSFENFQTNDGVYAGSVFFNQTTDSGTAPNTSVMTFTGTGLSMSFENCSSIHSNRWTNDNEGGGAIRAEMLVFTDMGDLSFNGSKSIVNADTNAGGAVNVRGDATFSSMGNISFTNNELGDSDAQGQALGGALFARGTITFENTKSILFSGNTTGHSPTSAHANIGGAIYAGASDSSSPNTKNYIPEGEDAITFRGIDGDIIFEDNSAWMAGAIYAYAGTVDGQEGTGGGMTINGVTGDVIFRNNRADAGDKTSDWNGGFGAVYSGQDLDIFNVQGDLRFEGNHASNSAGAFGVSGSLNLDNIGSITFIDNHADSTYAVGWISEDWNVTRTGDITISGNSSDVQMGGVAVFGNTTFSNNGNITVEGNSTAGSNGALRLYGTFSVTDAGNISISGNSAGNYNGAIEVDGDASFTRTGNINLDNNTAGYHYGVGQFHGNLAFSNTGDVSISGNKSTDYGYGALLVDGRTSFVNTGKVTISGNSAKWDVGALQAANGLEFINNRGGVLIENNAVDGTAGAMLLYYKDAVFSADQGDIIVKGNTEKRGGNNPILNSLVFATNGTSSMDSVVLRAQEGRTVTFYDPFRNEEDGAEYDNIVYDFNKSEGVDTTPYGGTAPEFTGTIRFSGAEADRLITQAAGESEQDWQNRLAESKYFNVSGKTTLYDGTLILEDGVTYGSSDLTKDSSFTIDKGVLEITGNSSVNSKAIVFNEGVTLRAGRGATFRGDTIDFSKGVIFDLRPFMDDYSSGLSIEQANSHTLGGLMGVADTLDDYAHERWATKQRFLALSYTDGTEGNRTGDFDNIYSTATGTNVVDSPYTYEGYWTKEWEDTDGDGIDDQLYAVWNPTSGIEDILPELAGADIGNSMWSSASNMKSVSNAALGKVGITRFLLGPKNNFWVNGLGDFTYHATRNGIDGYDYNGGGYAVGADRRFTPNTILGAAFGNLYGKNKSRTWISEVDQTSYVALLYGAWRRQMSPGNMLNIQGTLGYGWTRNKLDSYYSGGSSNGKWENRMGFATLQATWDHNLNKGWTLSPFLGIEYTQVNQNSFTETGYDPRHFDRGDLKNLSLPVGVGISKSVQFSNGVLWVNSLAVSYVPDVVRDNPETRARRLMNDFSWTARGSRPDRNAVRVNYNSTVVINPRWTAYGGYEFEGRSKSTYHRVNAGVSYAF